A genomic segment from Sphingopyxis sp. DBS4 encodes:
- the groL gene encoding chaperonin GroEL (60 kDa chaperone family; promotes refolding of misfolded polypeptides especially under stressful conditions; forms two stacked rings of heptamers to form a barrel-shaped 14mer; ends can be capped by GroES; misfolded proteins enter the barrel where they are refolded when GroES binds) yields MAAKDVKFSRDARERILKGVDILADAVKVTLGPKGRNVVIDKSFGAPRITKDGVSVAKEIELKDKFENMGAQMLREVASKANDKAGDGTTTATVLAQAIVREGMKSVAAGMNPMDLKRGIDLAVGKVVADLAARSTPVAGNSEIAQVGIISANGDTEVGEKIAEAMDKVGKEGVITVEEAKGLEFELDVVEGMQFDRGYLSPYFITNPEKMTVELADPYILIFEKKLSNLQSMLPILEAVVQSGRPLLIIAEDIEGEALATLVVNRLRGGLKVAAVKAPGFGDRRKAMLQDIAILTAGEMISEDLGIKLESVTLNMLGQAKRVTIDKDNTTIVDGAGEAEAIKGRVEQIRAQIETTTSDYDREKLQERLAKLAGGVAVIKVGGATEVEVKERKDRVDDALHATRAAVEEGIVPGGGTALLYATKALDGLKGANDDQTRGIDIVRKAIEAPLRQIAANAGHDGAVVAGNLLRENNQDQGFNAATDVYENLKAAGVIDPTKVVRTALQDAASVSGLLITTEAAVSELPEDKPAMPMGGGGMGGMGGMDF; encoded by the coding sequence ATGGCTGCCAAGGACGTTAAATTTTCGCGCGACGCGCGCGAGCGCATCCTGAAGGGCGTCGACATCCTCGCCGACGCCGTCAAGGTCACGCTGGGCCCCAAGGGGCGCAACGTCGTGATCGACAAGAGCTTCGGCGCCCCCCGCATCACCAAGGACGGTGTGTCGGTCGCCAAGGAAATCGAGCTCAAGGACAAGTTCGAGAATATGGGTGCGCAGATGCTGCGCGAAGTCGCCAGCAAGGCGAACGACAAGGCCGGTGACGGCACCACCACCGCGACCGTTCTCGCCCAGGCGATCGTTCGCGAGGGCATGAAGTCGGTTGCCGCCGGCATGAACCCGATGGACCTCAAGCGCGGCATCGACCTCGCGGTCGGCAAGGTCGTCGCCGATCTCGCCGCGCGTTCGACCCCGGTCGCCGGCAATTCGGAAATCGCCCAGGTCGGCATCATCTCGGCCAACGGCGACACCGAAGTCGGCGAGAAGATCGCCGAAGCGATGGACAAGGTCGGCAAGGAAGGCGTGATCACCGTCGAGGAAGCCAAGGGCCTCGAGTTCGAACTCGACGTCGTCGAAGGCATGCAGTTCGACCGCGGCTACCTGTCGCCTTACTTCATTACCAACCCCGAAAAGATGACGGTCGAACTCGCCGATCCCTACATCCTGATCTTCGAGAAGAAGCTGTCGAACCTCCAGTCGATGCTTCCGATCCTCGAAGCCGTGGTGCAGTCGGGCCGTCCGCTGCTGATCATCGCCGAGGATATCGAAGGCGAAGCGCTCGCGACCCTCGTCGTCAACCGTCTGCGCGGCGGCCTGAAGGTCGCGGCCGTCAAGGCGCCGGGCTTCGGCGATCGCCGCAAGGCGATGCTGCAGGACATCGCGATCCTGACCGCCGGCGAAATGATCAGCGAAGACCTGGGCATCAAGCTCGAGTCGGTCACGCTGAACATGCTCGGTCAGGCGAAGCGCGTCACCATCGACAAGGACAACACCACCATCGTCGACGGTGCGGGTGAAGCCGAAGCGATCAAGGGCCGCGTCGAACAGATCCGCGCGCAGATCGAAACCACGACCAGCGACTATGACCGCGAAAAGCTGCAGGAACGTCTGGCGAAGCTCGCCGGCGGCGTTGCGGTGATCAAGGTCGGCGGCGCGACCGAGGTCGAGGTCAAGGAACGCAAGGACCGCGTCGACGACGCGCTGCACGCGACCCGCGCTGCGGTCGAGGAAGGCATCGTCCCCGGTGGCGGCACCGCGCTCCTCTACGCGACCAAGGCTCTCGATGGCCTCAAGGGCGCCAACGACGACCAGACCCGCGGCATCGACATCGTCCGCAAGGCGATCGAAGCGCCGCTGCGCCAGATCGCGGCCAACGCCGGCCACGATGGTGCGGTCGTCGCGGGCAATTTGCTGCGCGAAAACAACCAGGACCAGGGCTTCAACGCCGCGACCGACGTCTATGAAAATCTGAAGGCCGCCGGCGTCATCGACCCGACCAAGGTCGTGCGCACCGCGCTTCAGGACGCTGCGTCGGTGTCGGGCCTGCTGATCACTACCGAAGCGGCGGTCAGCGAGCTTCCCGAAGACAAGCCGGCGATGCCGATGGGCGGCGGCGGCATGGGCGGCATGGGCGGCATGGACTTCTAA
- the groES gene encoding co-chaperone GroES gives MQFRPLHDRVLVRRIEAEEKTAGGIIIPDTAKEKPQEGEVVSVGSGTRADDGKVTPLDVKAGDRILFGKWSGTEVKVDGEELLIMKESDILGVIA, from the coding sequence ATGCAATTTCGTCCGCTGCACGACCGCGTGCTCGTCCGCCGTATCGAAGCCGAGGAAAAGACGGCCGGCGGCATCATCATCCCCGACACCGCCAAGGAAAAGCCGCAGGAAGGCGAAGTCGTCTCGGTCGGTTCGGGCACCCGCGCCGACGACGGCAAGGTCACCCCGCTCGACGTCAAGGCCGGTGACCGCATCCTGTTCGGCAAATGGTCGGGCACCGAAGTCAAGGTCGACGGCGAAGAGCTGCTGATCATGAAGGAATCGGACATCCTCGGCGTCATCGCCTGA
- a CDS encoding MATE family efflux transporter — MLEQAHPLTAAPPQNFRAEFRATLALAWPLAAANLLQMLVYAIDVIFVARLGDAALAASSLGVSIYGLLLWTGTGLVGASAPLIAAELGRRKHSVREVRRTVRMALWLSLLVSLVFMGVCAAGGPIMRATGQEPELTHRAASFLLLLMWCMFPSIAASVLRIFVSALGRPTIATAITFLALFVNGFGNWVLVFGHLGMPALGLHGSALSSILTSTAMLIAYVVVIQSDRRLRRYHLFGNWWRSEWSRFTEILRIGTPIGLTILAEAGLFTGAAFLMGRIGEAQLAGHTIALQIAALAFQIPFGVAQAATIRVGLAYGAGDRRGIALAGRASLGLGIGFMALTALSMWLFPSLFLSIYVDVGDPKNALLVGFAMQFLVVAAAFQLFDGAQTVAAGVLRGLQDTRIPMLIAVCGYWLAGYGTAIYLGFWTPMAGVGVWIGLAVGLVVVAALLLTRWRLRGRLGLLPSSADR; from the coding sequence ATGCTGGAGCAGGCCCACCCCCTGACCGCGGCGCCGCCGCAGAATTTCCGCGCCGAATTTCGCGCGACGCTGGCGCTCGCCTGGCCGCTGGCGGCCGCGAACCTGCTCCAGATGCTCGTCTATGCGATCGACGTCATCTTCGTGGCGCGGCTTGGCGATGCGGCGCTCGCGGCGTCGTCGCTCGGCGTTTCGATCTATGGCCTCTTGCTGTGGACCGGCACCGGACTCGTCGGAGCGTCGGCGCCGCTGATCGCCGCCGAACTCGGGCGGCGCAAGCATAGCGTGCGCGAGGTGCGGCGCACCGTCCGCATGGCGCTGTGGCTCAGCCTGCTCGTCTCGCTCGTCTTCATGGGTGTCTGCGCGGCGGGCGGGCCGATCATGCGCGCGACGGGGCAGGAGCCCGAACTGACCCACCGTGCCGCCAGCTTCCTGCTGCTGCTCATGTGGTGCATGTTTCCGTCGATCGCGGCGAGCGTGCTGCGCATCTTCGTTTCCGCGCTCGGCCGGCCGACGATCGCGACCGCGATCACCTTCCTGGCGCTGTTCGTCAACGGGTTCGGCAATTGGGTATTGGTGTTCGGCCATCTCGGTATGCCCGCGCTCGGCCTCCACGGTTCGGCGCTGTCGAGCATCCTCACCAGCACCGCGATGCTGATCGCTTATGTCGTCGTGATCCAGAGCGACCGGCGGTTGCGGCGCTATCATCTGTTCGGCAACTGGTGGCGCAGCGAATGGAGCCGCTTCACCGAAATCCTGCGCATCGGCACGCCGATCGGGCTGACGATCCTCGCCGAGGCGGGGCTGTTCACCGGCGCGGCTTTCCTGATGGGGCGGATCGGCGAGGCGCAGCTTGCCGGGCATACGATCGCGCTCCAGATCGCGGCGCTTGCCTTTCAGATTCCGTTCGGGGTCGCGCAGGCGGCGACGATCCGCGTCGGGCTCGCATACGGCGCGGGCGACCGCCGCGGCATCGCGCTCGCGGGTCGCGCCTCGCTGGGGCTCGGCATCGGCTTCATGGCGCTCACCGCGCTGTCGATGTGGCTGTTTCCGAGTCTTTTCCTGTCGATCTATGTCGATGTCGGCGATCCGAAGAACGCGCTGCTCGTCGGCTTTGCGATGCAGTTCCTCGTCGTCGCCGCGGCCTTCCAGCTCTTCGACGGTGCGCAGACGGTCGCGGCGGGGGTGCTGCGCGGGCTGCAGGACACGCGCATCCCGATGCTGATCGCGGTCTGCGGCTATTGGCTCGCGGGCTATGGCACCGCCATCTACCTCGGCTTCTGGACGCCGATGGCGGGGGTCGGCGTGTGGATCGGCCTCGCGGTCGGGCTGGTCGTCGTCGCGGCGCTGCTGCTCACGCGGTGGCGGCTGCGGGGGCGGTTGGGGCTGTTGCCTTCATCGGCTGATCGCTGA
- a CDS encoding Pycsar system effector family protein, translating to MDSEKSDATPDRPAISFPPNAVHLVRTNQQITMQLSQMADQKASILMGATFVVFTLAVGQARSGPGAFALPLTVLATFSFLSALLAISAVLPRVGKAPPAVYRDGKDHSNILFFGRFAQMDEDEFIDAVKARMRTEEDLYETILRDTYQNGLILARRKYRFLAYAYRLFVVGLTLTFLAFAYEMTAMWVG from the coding sequence ATGGACAGCGAAAAATCGGATGCGACGCCGGACCGGCCGGCGATTTCCTTCCCGCCCAATGCGGTGCATCTCGTGCGCACCAACCAGCAGATCACGATGCAATTGTCGCAGATGGCGGACCAAAAGGCGTCGATCCTGATGGGCGCGACCTTCGTCGTCTTCACGCTTGCGGTCGGACAGGCGCGCAGCGGCCCGGGGGCATTCGCGCTGCCGCTGACGGTGCTCGCGACCTTTTCGTTTCTCTCGGCGCTGCTCGCGATCTCGGCGGTGCTGCCGCGTGTCGGCAAGGCGCCGCCCGCCGTCTATCGCGACGGCAAGGATCACAGCAACATCCTCTTCTTCGGCCGCTTCGCGCAGATGGACGAGGATGAGTTCATCGACGCGGTCAAGGCGCGGATGCGGACCGAGGAGGACCTTTACGAGACGATCCTGCGCGATACCTATCAGAACGGCCTGATCCTCGCGCGGCGCAAATATCGGTTTCTGGCCTATGCCTATCGGCTGTTCGTGGTGGGGCTGACGCTGACCTTTCTCGCCTTCGCCTATGAGATGACGGCGATGTGGGTTGGGTAA
- a CDS encoding acyl carrier protein: MSTALKDQIYGLITPFNKKGVDLTDATTFAGDLEWDSLTVMDFVAEVEDTFDIIISMNQQAEIETVGQLIAAVEKLQG, translated from the coding sequence ATGAGCACCGCCCTCAAGGACCAGATTTACGGCCTGATCACCCCTTTCAACAAGAAGGGCGTCGACCTTACCGACGCGACGACCTTTGCCGGCGACCTTGAATGGGACAGCCTGACGGTGATGGATTTCGTCGCCGAGGTCGAGGACACGTTCGACATCATCATCAGCATGAACCAGCAGGCCGAGATCGAGACTGTCGGCCAGTTGATCGCCGCGGTCGAAAAGCTGCAGGGCTGA